In Dermacentor andersoni chromosome 11, qqDerAnde1_hic_scaffold, whole genome shotgun sequence, the sequence AGTCGTTGCGCATAGTTGAAGACAACCTTGCAGATACCTTGAGTGAGCCAGAGAGAGTTGTCATGAAAGGCCGCCTGCTACTCAACATGGGCCTCCTTTACGATGCAGTGGAAGACCCCAAAGCTGTTGAGAGCTTTAAGTTTGCGCTTGTACAGTTTATGAAGCACCGCGAGTCCAAACAGGATCTTTGTCGATGTCTCTCAGCACTGGCCAACATCCATCTCAGGCAGGGAAACTCGGAAAATGCACTGTCGCTGGCAGGACGCCTGCTTGACATTGGTAGAGAAGCTAAGCGACCGGATATCAAATGTGAAGCACACCTACTTCGAGGAGCAGCCATGTTGCAGGCAGGAGACCGTGACGAAGCCCGCGTCACCTTCAAGCGTGCCATGCAGCAAAAGAGCCCCATACAAGAGGACCATGAGCGTGCTATTCTTTGCGTTAAGCTTAGTCAGGCACTGAGGACATGGGATTTGGACCTCAAGGAGACAACAGATCCTGCCACACGTGTCAGGCTCCATGAAAAGGCCGGTGATGCTTTGGTGCAGTGCTTGCTACCCCGGCCAGCCCTGAAGGAATACGAAATGGCCGTAGAAGAAGCTCTCTTCTCTCCAGAAGCCATCTCTTCAAAGAAGCTCGCTGATCTCTATGTCTCCCTAGCAGAAACATGCAGTGATGTCCGCGAATATGATTCGGCCCTCAAGTACTATCGCCTAGAACTTTCCCTGAGAGCTGACGAGCCCGACGAGATGGCATCGACAAAGCTGAGCATTGCTCGGATGCTTCAAAAGACATGCGGTAAAAGAGCTCCAGAAGTTCAGGATGCAATTCGGGAAGCTATTACATTGTCTCGAGCAGCAGGAAAGCTCGCTCTGGAGCTTGAGTCCCTAGAGGAGCTGGTCTCTGTGCAGGGCAGCACCGACAGTGATATTCAGGATAGGATAGAACAGCTCCGTGCAGCCGGTGCAGATGACACTGAAAGCTCCACCCAAAGTCAGCAGTCAGGCACTTTGTCTGAAATCGATCTAGAGGACATCTCAGACGCCAGCGACAGTGACCCCGAATTCAGTGACACTGTACGGAGGCCAAGGAAAAAGCTGGAGGAAAAGATCAACACAAAGGGGGAAACAAAGCTCCACAAGGCTTGCATCGACGGTTCTTTGAAAAAAGTAAAAGAGTTGCTTAGGATGGGCCACTCAGTGCACATCCGGGACTACAGCGGGTGGCAGCCTCTGCATGAGGCAGCAAACTACGGGTACCTAGAGATTGTGAAGTGCCTTGTAGAAGCAGGTGCGCATGTAAGTAGCCCCGGAATGAAAGGTGTCACACCACTACATGATGCCTTGGGAAATGGGCATTTCGAGGTTGCATTATATTTACTGGAGAAGGGAGCTCGCCCATCACTGAGGACAGCCGAAGGGGACACTCCACTGGACATTGTTCGTAAATGGAAACACGACAACCAGTCGACAATGAACCCCAGTGAAGAACTATGCCTGCAGAAGGTGGAACTACGGCTCAAAGAGGCGAATGCTACAAGCAGTAATGACGGCTTATTGTTGGGTTCTGCTGGTGAAGATGGTCCGTGGATATCTTCACAGTCCCTGAAACGCGGACAAGTTGGTCCTGCTCTGGTAAGGGAAGCAGACGACTGGCTTGAAGATGACCTTTCAAAACCGCAGCCAAAGTCCAGACGCCCAGCAGAAGCAGAGTTGCCTGCATTGGTGACTGAAATGGATGACTGGCTTGAAGACGACCTTCCAAAGGCGAGGTCTAAAACAAGGTGTCTGACAGAACCAGACTTGCCTGCCACAAGGAAACGAAACCGTTCATCTGAGCAGTCATTCTGCTCAAAAGTCATGCGcctcgaggaggaggaggaggaggaggtgagcATCACTGAGGACAGTGATGGCACAGAAGTCGTCGACGCAGCCGACAGTGTTGAATTCGCAGCACCACCTTCTACAAGTTATCCTGCCTGTAACACTCTCACTGCGTCCTCGGCTTCTCCCAGTGGTGCCATGACTGCACCGTCAGGAAGTAATCTCTTAGTTAGAGTTCGTATCCTCAACACACTTTTTTTGGTTCCATTACCCAAGGGCACAGCTTCTGAAAGGACAGTAGGATGGCTCGCAACAGAAGCTTCAAAACGGTACCAAGATTTCCAAGGCACGCGACCCATACTTAGAATAACACTTCCCGATGGAGCGTTGCTTGATCCGTCGGACTGTATAGACGTATTAATGCACGGGCCACACGCTGAAGTCATCGGACAGGTGGAGTCCTGGGATTTGCCTCCTCTGGCCGAGCGTTACCATTCCGAGTGCGAGCGAAAAAATGTGTCGGCATGCATAAACCTCGCAACCGTTCTAGAGCCCTGTGTTGAGAGTGGAGACTTCACAATGCCGTGCTTCAACATCAAGAACGTGGAGTTCTTCTTTCGTGCCCTAAGACACCAAGACCCGCTTCACACCCTTGACATCTCTGGTACTGTTTTGACCCCCACAGCGGCGACAGCATTGTGCGACTGCCTCACTACACTCCGCTCTCTCAATCGTCTTTCACTCAAGTGTACAGGCTTCAGGCCGAGCTACCTCAGCACTGCCATTCAGACTTTACAGAAGGCACAGGTGGATCTGCCATGCACGGAGCTGGACTTGAGCTACAATCCTATCGGAAGTGATGGAGGCACAGCGCTGGCCTCACTGCTGACGCATTTACCTCAGCTGACAGTTTTGCGAATTGAATGTTGTGATCTCTCTGACCCTGGCTCCTGTCTGCAGGGCTTGAGAACATTAGAAGCTCTTCACATTGGGTTCAACCTTCTGAACAGTGACAGACTCACTGCACTAATGCCAGTGCTAGATGTGAATCCCTTAAAACTTTTGGACCTTTCTGGCTGCTTCACAAATGATGTAGCCAGACTAGGAGAACTGCTGGTTAGTTCCCTGTCAAAGGTTAAGTGCAAGCTTACGGAGATTGGGATCGGTTGCTGTGGTCTGACAGACAGTGACATAGATGCACTGGGATCATTGGGGAGTGGCACTCTGTGCAAACTTGATGTCACAGGAAGCCCTGGTATCAAGCATGAGAGCATTGAGGACCTGTCGCAAAAGCTGTGCGGTGTGAAAATCTGTTCCGATCACAGCGCTTATGATTGTTGTTTATAAAAACAGAAGTGCTTAGAAACATGTGTTTATATTATCAAACTGATGAACTGGTGGGATGTGCTAGTCATAGGTGTTAGGAACTGTAAAAAGGCATGTTGGAAGCAGTGACATGGCATTATGTAAATTCTTTCATTTTCAGCTTTGAAGTGTTCACATCTGCCATTTCAGTGTGACAAGAAAACTTGCAAGAATGGCTGCTTTCTTGATGTCTGCTTAATGTTAAGAAATTTCTCACCCACAAACAACtaccatatctttttctttcaGCGGTGACAGTGTATAAAGTGTTACATATAACCTGTGTTGTTATAGAATAATGCGTAAAATAAATTTTTCGCCAGCTCATTTTGATGTGGAAAGGTCTGTTGTCAAGAGCTCGCAGTTAGAGATTATTCATTTTCTGCATGTTTTAGGGTTCCGAAAATTTGTTTAGAATGTACAGCACTTCTTTATGGTGCTTACGTGTAACTGCAAATCGTGTGACTGTAAGCGATGAATCTAAAATTTTGTTTTGCACAAGTTGTACCGCGTGTGCTGCAACCGTAGACCGATTTATTATGCAAGCTCTGTAGATTGTGGATTTTCACCGCTTGCACCTGACAATTATAATATTAAGGCATGGAGCTTTAACCTTTAAGTGAGTTGGGAAACACTGGCAGTATGTAACACACTCAAGGCAGACCAATAGCACCGTAGTTGGCTTAAGAAGATACATTAAtgctcaaagggacactaaaggcaaatactaagccaacgtggactgtttaaataccattccagaaacctgacaacgcttgtttcatgccaagaaaagacttaattTACGAGAAAAATCCATCTCaagggtctgaatacctttttcgaaattcaaatctcccgccacccattTGGGGGACTGGTGATGttacatacgccatcaccaccctttgttGCTGTGGGAGAGTAAAACAATCACCGATAGACGGCGGCACTGAGCCAAGACAGATTtaaagacagagcggtggatttgcccctgctgctacttgcagtttgtgcgagttttgcaaGCCAGCAAAATCAACGCAGCACTACGCAagaatgaaactactgaaacgcgaaagtgtgGGCAGCACAGAGTCAAGCAAAAACGGAACGTTTCGACCGCCTGTGTCGTCaggggtaatttcaattagttattttttccaaaaatgaaatagaaatggacacatagcattttatttcgtcttataatacaagtGTGCTTTTGCAAcgaatggttgagtactagcgacagaatttaactgaggaatgctttcgtcatcgggcaagtacttaaatgtcctgggggagtctctaaccgtgtcctgcatttacctcaatggcttgattattaaggctctgttcgcaataaaatattgatgccttagagattctcgagcactcatcactttagcttgacttaacatttccctttggtgtccctttaaactaGTTCAGACATTAATCAAGCATTGAACTGCTTTTCATCTCTGGACAATGATGAACATGTGCCAatttccactttcttttttcttctttttcctgtgCTAACAATCAAAGTGAAGGCATAACAAGCTACGTCTGAGCCAAtgatgaagcgaaaaaaaaaatgaattggaTGGTTAGAAAATACACCTCCTGCTTGTATAGCTCAAATATCATAATACTGCTTAAAAAGTGTACATAACTATAGGATACTGCAGTCTTACAAAGCAAGTTCctctttttgtgtgtttgtggctTTCATATAGCTAACAAACATTGT encodes:
- the LOC126518360 gene encoding tonsoku-like protein; this encodes MPGGRSASASLCRRIDQDKCLAQKHGKFRNLYDLCLYKGDTLREHGDYEAALAEFDEAFQVCEVLPDQTQLDKAEVHRRRGECLMQLERFNEAHDNLKSYLALAEKAESYVEQQRALATLGQCYFVQHQTEAKPSERLISKAKNAYLKSLRIVEDNLADTLSEPERVVMKGRLLLNMGLLYDAVEDPKAVESFKFALVQFMKHRESKQDLCRCLSALANIHLRQGNSENALSLAGRLLDIGREAKRPDIKCEAHLLRGAAMLQAGDRDEARVTFKRAMQQKSPIQEDHERAILCVKLSQALRTWDLDLKETTDPATRVRLHEKAGDALVQCLLPRPALKEYEMAVEEALFSPEAISSKKLADLYVSLAETCSDVREYDSALKYYRLELSLRADEPDEMASTKLSIARMLQKTCGKRAPEVQDAIREAITLSRAAGKLALELESLEELVSVQGSTDSDIQDRIEQLRAAGADDTESSTQSQQSGTLSEIDLEDISDASDSDPEFSDTVRRPRKKLEEKINTKGETKLHKACIDGSLKKVKELLRMGHSVHIRDYSGWQPLHEAANYGYLEIVKCLVEAGAHVSSPGMKGVTPLHDALGNGHFEVALYLLEKGARPSLRTAEGDTPLDIVRKWKHDNQSTMNPSEELCLQKVELRLKEANATSSNDGLLLGSAGEDGPWISSQSLKRGQVGPALVREADDWLEDDLSKPQPKSRRPAEAELPALVTEMDDWLEDDLPKARSKTRCLTEPDLPATRKRNRSSEQSFCSKVMRLEEEEEEEVSITEDSDGTEVVDAADSVEFAAPPSTSYPACNTLTASSASPSGAMTAPSGSNLLVRVRILNTLFLVPLPKGTASERTVGWLATEASKRYQDFQGTRPILRITLPDGALLDPSDCIDVLMHGPHAEVIGQVESWDLPPLAERYHSECERKNVSACINLATVLEPCVESGDFTMPCFNIKNVEFFFRALRHQDPLHTLDISGTVLTPTAATALCDCLTTLRSLNRLSLKCTGFRPSYLSTAIQTLQKAQVDLPCTELDLSYNPIGSDGGTALASLLTHLPQLTVLRIECCDLSDPGSCLQGLRTLEALHIGFNLLNSDRLTALMPVLDVNPLKLLDLSGCFTNDVARLGELLVSSLSKVKCKLTEIGIGCCGLTDSDIDALGSLGSGTLCKLDVTGSPGIKHESIEDLSQKLCGVKICSDHSAYDCCL